Proteins from one Oncorhynchus tshawytscha isolate Ot180627B linkage group LG16, Otsh_v2.0, whole genome shotgun sequence genomic window:
- the LOC112216088 gene encoding msx2-interacting protein isoform X2, with protein sequence MVRETRHLWVGNLPENVREEKIIEHFKRYGRVESVKVLPKRGSEGGVAAFVDFVDIKSAQKAHNSINKMGDRDLRTDYNEPGTIPSAVRGLDNSLSLGSRGRDVSGFTRVAGDLVYVPPALLHSREGRYERRLDGTAESRDRAYDNNAYGHHERAGSSFDRQRHYDSDYYRDTRERMLNTGSGTASGGVGAGSAGVGGGGVGTCVSACGTGGGAGTVAGGSGGSSSVGVGYYRSHSRSPSHFDTPEPQYDTRAREPFILGSIDHRDLYQEEQGRHGDRSYHDSRSLSPHSSHSRNLSPQRFASPVSWPPRSHSGTGSRSRSSSSNSVSSVSSTSSSTSGSDSSSSSSDDSPARSVQSAAVPAPSALALSAVDKDEPRKSFGVKVQNLPVRSTDTSLKDGLFHEFKKYGKVTSVQIHGALEERYGLVFFRQQEDQEKALGASKGKLFFGMQIEVIIWNGPETESENEYRPLDERIDEFHPKATRTLFIGNLEKTTSYHDLLNIFQRFGEIVDIDIKKVNGAPQYAFLQYCDIGSVCKAITKMDGEYLCNNRLKLGFGKSMPTTCVWLDGLASNITEQYLTRHFCRYGHVVKVVFDRPKGMALILYKNIEYAQAAVKETKGWKIGGNKIKVDFANQESQMAFYRSMQASGQDIRDFYEILSEGSDERRPQYEFAIERPFFDNNVRTPGGALIEDPRRKLPARSRESYTEWDPYQGDFYDPRYFDDPREYRDHRDPYEQDIRKYSYLQRERERERFETDRERDHGRRTIEHSQSPSHPNRPVSPTVSPSLSERLPSDSDRRICCRSSEQSGSCSSLSPPRFDKPDKEHPDRYNKSDKPEKERSFEVECGIGGEKERRAGRKEKGEKEKGEKLRKFKLLSPSIPSPETDPELEREGSPGLRTKVSKFPPKEKEGSGKGQLDLPPCVVQLTRVKEKEGKSLGHAVLEKQKRGNDSIRLESPSSDQNSPPFHIKPQKGAIIKHRKVPKDKNMARLVEVVENDVKMKAKIHMKAGPGFDGSNSLDVERLAARKRRFEESMLKTDRLKRASQKEEECGRLGLRKPAEEENEGDKSLLQIGVHKKEHCKAKSERLVTVFSPKDKQESDIVSMGMGLGLSLELQSRLGEPTEDDTDPLDPPCLKIEFWGSKIQRSSSLMKISDDGSLDQDAFKVQPQEDNGGQGVGLYKSRRETEERLASDIDHSQSCQKQMEQSQWLWQKLEEPDKSDKTESPQGSNTEDFERCSLLHVVGKSRQDVTHDSPSNKRKKSDSFNFDLLSAKRERHYRSSQELNEDLCRSVTAFSGSGHFPSNEVYASQLSQSVTNKETKDSPKKEDKVYSHVDSLKYSLDVTPNSLSSPNTEFPKSKTTLLGCDEELLQRWESGIKSDFLRMDMTFPSSIVKRESIRKRLVRELEPGEVQSDSDHDGENKNHSTKPNTSLSSILREREERLTDLNFSGSLEKNKFYSFALDKTITPDTKALLERAKSLSSSREDNWSFLDRDSCFASLHSRSDKEKAESAPRPIPSWYMKKKKIHTDSEGKLDDKKEDPKAEDQQRQELFASRFLRSSIFEQDSRRLQHLERKDPDPKSGFGRHLSKQDSVEGQPEPGGVDLQEPIVLFHSRFLELQQRKETSRDHFPPEIENVDVVDKSEGEVQNEQQEGSSKVSEFMQKADIKSVGSSLILPISLFLPSPREILPQQEKEAVLTSSSEQTVSPIKKEKVEHNCDLSPPQSPPLVEIQLPSSIVITPLQSVLSEAEVKVEPREELCEPKVTTESNITVDHASFFDEKLPTPGASLSCFDAEAAEFPCSASPKFEENMNMVKMEVQSQKPDSKYFDTPQKSDASHEVHMPVSEAEMKPAKPSRKQPKSKRAKPNVSETQILKPPETVVSEKPVTRKSERIDREKLKRSSSPRGEISSEPITKSPVHVLDPENESSLFLGRTRRRNVRSVYATPSEGEAQPPGKEVVEYSRATRKRGVDKEPVQQLQQDTLNTSTNTRRGRPSKSRRRGEDMSPVKGDTQKATEEDIDIKEPVNTGEGLRMSEEWHSPRMQKVQTTKVSSPTGTSVGRRASRVDKQSESATSTGEKSGDNTEEPEPKIKDESEEAGTLLEEAKQCLPTQKDKDLTDQIAKKLSEGDIERIESTHVEKRQQSEKSGKVKAPMLTQNAKLVTEDKSHCLRNFEIRVSVDDVKGLLCSGEDESESFETTVKKAKPGTPDKEETRTQYLKEAAGLSPEEKEVLLDPEPPVDPAAALLARQMELERAVENIAKLTVEKPIQPYKEPPAEPRTLLPPVTVEMEGEKSANPASETELAAAIDSITAEDIPTDTDGFTAPPTYTALVPTPEPLVSPSADYVLEPEKHVIDPDPEMGVLIPSVKPLMPDVKASESSVSGASAQDDSPSPETPKKTGKAVRAKTPKRSRGRKACINRKGETAEDVPEAETSPIKPTESIPEDMEIINSKAATATATVDVTCTMTVDTPKEAEQPAVEQPVPEESAFHASTKSPPHFKKLQLSAVAPALSSSLALKPYPTQLNVPPPRPGTMPVSPDWLPRSEESRIHATPAIQVNVVTPSAQAVTALGNQSANPPMPPDTKASDIDPSSSTLRKILMEPKYVSASNSNAIPTTVLTTTLTDIRMSENENSSDTMTAWNKHLKDRTSPLIPHPTFQKPSPLTETQQNFGEKIVHSVISSPTTSVISRIPMPYDTEEAPRISLSNRNAGLSLPKQKFGSSMNENNRYHGVDAAEDLNSRGWSVVESTPYNTDSSPGLRVNTSQGVVVLSYSGQKTEGPQRISAKISQIPPASAVDIEFQQSVSKSQIKQEPLTPSQPSTPKGPLTPTGYGHPGVLLTGQSYNFQPVISTIKQESPGSDKSESSYHTGLQGSTVMMIQPKMIQQPVTSPQVLMYKKGLGVESIPMLADMAKAHQTSNLSPIMNPHHPSLTGNRMSPSPSTPTDQSVPHLKQEPYSPRTTGHSTFAKVCPPSNSMSPHGSSMVLHPGMPEMSLYISHMHHPHPEQSVIMTPVSHSVTQSVSMGRLSHGEVRMNTPHLSGMNYRRRAGFLPSSHTGPPQRSNMPAVIRDMVVQSHVGLTRGASDCSVEEDIRHYHQGLCRSSTPQLQSDVMMMQAEKRRGLHHAGLRLDQYSMASRDIRDMRILMHHQLGEHTIAEGRQSQTPEAGATSITNISAASNSPLVGKGMTQMGKETPKPLEANMSHPPHTESSRIMGVHSSVPVMVSPHHHPQGVQLIHPGGAGSFPVYRDMRGFHSQFSSHSSMGFNLASRGITPSQDADLSHRGMLSQSLSAGSLGGGCETKSDNSHLRHTTSMDLSHMPRIQRDTISPSYTSPMALSRKQELVLQKGPPVFMSSPPAAPLSSSSELCPEGKLGHSGYRSVDMVQLLTTYPIVWQGLLALKSDSVAVQLHFVSGNNVLAHHSLPPLEGGAPLRIAQRMRLEASQLEGVARRMMVENDYCLLLALPCGRDQEDVHSQTLLLKGGFITYLQKKQAAGIINVPNPGSNQPAYVVQIFPPCEFSESHLSRLAPDLLNSISSISPHLMIVIASV encoded by the exons TGATTCCAGCAGTAGTTCGAGTGATGACTCCCCAGCACGTTCAGTTCAGTCTGCTGCCGTCCCTGCACCTTCAGCTCTGGCTTTATCTGCCGTTGACAAGGATGAGCCTCGAAAAAGTTTTGGTGTCAAGGTTCAGAATCTTCCTGTGCGTTCTACAG ATACAAGTCTGAAGGATGGCCTGTTCCATGAGTTCAAGAAGTATGGGAAGGTGACTTCTGTGCAAATCCATGGAGCTTTAGAGGAGCGCTATGGACTTGTGTTCTTTCGCCAGCAAGAGGACCAGGAGAAGGCCCTTGGCGCATCAAAGGGGAAGCTGTTTTTTGGCATGCAAATTGAGGTCATCATCTGGAATGGCCCTG AGACTGAAAGCGAGAATGAGTACCGGCCTCTGGATGAGAGGATAGACGAATTTCACCCCAAAGCCACACGAACTCTGTTTATTGGCAACCTGGAAAAGACCACCAGCTACCATGACCTTCTCAATATCTTTCAGCGTTTTGGGGAGATAGTG GATATTGACATCAAGAAAGTTAATGGTGCCCCTCAGTATGCCTTTCTACAGTACTGTGACATTGGCAGTGTTTGTAAGGCCATAACGAAGATGGATGGAGAGTACCTCTGCAACAATAGGCTAAAG CTGGGATTTGGAAAAAGCATGCCCACAACTTGTGTTTGGTTGGATGGTTTAGCCTCCAACATCACAGAGCAGTATCTCACTCGTCATTTCTGTCGTTATGGACATGTTGTCAAG GTTGTATTTGACAGACCCAAAGGAATGGCCCTTATCCTGTATAAAAACATTGAATATGCACAGGCCGCTGTCAAAGAGACCAAGGGTTGGAAGATTGGTGGCAACAAAATTAAG GTGGACTTTGCCAATCAGGAAAGTCAGATGGCTTTCTATCGCTCAATGCAGGCATCTGGGCAGGACATTCGCGACTTCTATGAAATCCTATCTGAAGGAAG tgaTGAACGCAGGCCTCAATATGAGTTTGCAATTGAACGGCCATTCTTTGACAACAATGTGCGAACACCTGGAGGAGCCTTAATAGAAGACCCCCGTCGCAAGTTACCTGCCAGGAGCCGCGAGTCCTACACTGAATGGGACCCATACCAGGGAGATTTCTATGACCCACGTTACTTTGATGACCCGCGTGAATACAGAGATCACAGAGACCCCTATGAGCAGGACATCCGCAAATACAGTTACTTGCAGAGGGAGCGTGAGAGGGAGCGCTTTGAAACAGACCGTGAACGTGACCATGGGCGGAGGACAATTGAACACAGCCAGAGCCCTTCTCACCCTAATCGCCCTGTCAGTCCTAcagtgtccccctctctctctgagcgTCTACCAAGTGACTCTGATCGCCGCATTTGCTGTAGATCCTCAGAGCAAAGTGGCAGCTGCAGTTCACTCTCACCTCCAAGATTTGACAAGCCTGACAAGGAACACCCTGACCGGTATAATAAGAGTGATAAGCCAGAGAAGGAGAGATCCTTTGAAGTTGAATGTGGTATTGGCGGTGAAAAGGAAAGGCGGGCCGGGCGCAAGGAGAAAGGTGAAAAGGAGAAAGGCGAGAAGCTGAGGAAATTTAAGTTGCTATCTCCCAGTATTCCATCGCCTGAGACGGACCCTGAACTTGAAAGAGAAGGTAGTCCAGGCCTTCGAACCAAAGTCAGCAAGTTTCCTCCTAAGGAAAAAGAAGGCTCGGGCAAAGGACAGCTAGACCTACCACCTTGTGTGGTGCAGCTAACGCGTgtgaaggagaaggaaggaaaaTCGCTTGGTCATGCTGTCCTAGAAAAACAAAAACGTGGGAACGACAGTATTCGGCTTGAATCACCCTCAAGTGACCAGAACAGTCCTCCCTTTCACATAAAGCCTCAAAAAGGAGCTATAATCAAGCATAGAAAGGTGCCCAAAGACAAAAACATGGCAAGACTGGTTGAAGTTGTAGAAAATGATGTTAAAATGAAAGCCAAAATACATATGAAAGCTGGCCCTGGGTTTGATGGTTCTAACTCTTTAGATGTTGAACGTCTAGCTGCACGAAAGAGGCGTTTTGAAGAATCCATGCTGAAGACCGATCGACTGAAGAGGGCCAGTCAGAAAGAGGAAGAGTGTGGTAGATTGGGACTCAGGAAGCCAGctgaggaggagaatgagggtGACAAGAGCCTATTGCAAATAGGGGTTCATAAGAAAGAGCATTGCAAGGCTAAATCTGAGAGACTTGTTACTGTTTTCAGTCCTAAAGATAAACAAGAGTCTGATATTGTCTCCATGGGAATGGGCCTTGGACTCAGTTTGGAACTTCAGTCACGACTTGGAGAGCCAACAGAAGATGACACCGATCCATTAGACCCACCCTGTCTGAAAATTGAGTTTTGGGGATCAAAAATCCAGAGGAGTTCAAGTCTCATGAAAATCTCTGATGATGGGAGTCTTGACCAGGACGCATTCAAGGTACAGCCGCAAGAAGACAATGGTGGGCAGGGTGTAGGACTATACAAAAGCAGAAGGGAGACTGAGGAACGACTTGCGTCTGACATTGACCACTCTCAGAGCTGCCAAAAACAAATGGAACAGAGCCAATGGCTTTGGCAGAAGCTAGAAGAGCCTGACAAATCAGATAAAACTGAAAGCCCACAAGGCAGCAACACAGAGGACTTTGAACGTTGCAGTCTGTTGCATGTGGTAGGAAAATCACGTCAAGATGTCACACATGATTCTCCATCTAACAAACGTAAGAAATCTGATAGTTTTAACTTTGACTTGCTAAGTGCTAAGAGAGAACGGCACTACAGGTCTTCCCAGGAATTAAATGAAGACCTTTGCCGGAGTGTCACAGCCTTTTCTGGCTCTGGTCACTTTCCCTCAAATGAAGTGTATGCTTCCCAGTTATCACAATCAGTTACCAATAAAGAGACTAAAGACTCTCCTAAAAAAGAGGACAAAGTCTACTCGCATGTAGATTCATTGAAATACAGCTTGGACGTGACACCCAATAGTCTCAGTTCCCCGAACACAGAATTTCCTAAGTCTAAGACAACATTGCTTGGGTGTGATGAGGAGCTACTTCAACGATGGGAGAGCGGAATCAAATCTGACTTCCTCAGAATGGACATGACCTTCCCCAGTAGCATTGTGAAACGTGAAAGCATTCGCAAACGTCTTGTGCGTGAACTAGAGCCTGGAGAAGTACAGTCAGATTCAGATCATGATGGGGAGAACAAAAACCACTCCACTAAGCCCAACACTTCACTGTCCTCTATCCTCAGAGAACGTGAAGAAAGGTTGACAGACCTGAATTTCTCAGGCTCCCTGGAGAAGAATAAGTTTTATTCTTTTGCATTAGACAAGACTATAACTCCAGACACAAAAGCACTTCTTGAGCGAGCTAAGTCATTGTCTTCCTCAAGGGAGGATAATTGGTCCTTTCTTGACAGAGACTCTTGCTTTGCAAGTCTTCACAGTAGATCAGACAAAGAAAAGGCAGAGTCTGCACCACGACCTATCCCGTCTTGGtacatgaagaagaagaagattcaTACTGACTCTGAAGGTAAACTGGATGACAAAAAGGAGGACCCCAAAGCAGAGGATCAGCAACGGCAGGAGCTGTTTGCCTCTCGTTTTCTTCGTAGTTCAATCTTTGAGCAAGATTCACGGCGATTGCAACATCTTGAGCGCAAAGATCCAGATCCTAAGTCGGGATTTGGTAGACATCTTTCCAAACAGGATTCTGTCGAAGGACAACCTGAGCCAGGAGGAGTGGACCTTCAAGAGCCCATAGTGCTTTTTCATAGCCGCTTTCTAGAGCTTCAACAACGGAAGGAGACCTCAAGGGACCACTTTCCACCAGAAATTGAAAACGTTGATGTGGTTGATAAGAGTGAAGGAGAAGTTCAGAATGAACAACAAGAAGGGTCTTCCAAAGTTTCAGAGTTCATGCAGAAGGCTGATATTAAATCAGTCGGCTCTTCTCTCATTCTACCAATTTCATTGTTTCTTCCTTCACCCAGAGAGATATTGCCACAGCAGGAGAAAGAGGCTGTTTTAACTTCCTCATCTGAACAGACTGTCTCACCAATTAAAAAGGAAAAAGTGGAACATAATTGTGATTTGTCCCCACCCCAATCTCCTCCACTAGTAGAGATCCAGCTACCATCCTCGATTGTAATCACACCCCTACAGTCTGTCCTTTCAGAGGCTGAGGTTAAAGttgaacctagagaggaactatgTGAACCCAAAGTTACAACTGAGAGCAATATTACAGTGGATCATGCGTCTTTCTTTGATGAGAAGCTTCCCACTCCTGGTGCCTCATTAAGTTGTTTTGATGCAGAGGCTGCCGAATTCCCTTGCTCTGCTTCCCCTAAGTTTGAAGAGAATATGAATATGGTAAAGATGGAGGTCCAATCACAGAAACCAGATTCTAAGTACTTTGATACACCTCAGAAATCTGATGCTTCCCATGAGGTTCACATGCCAGTTTCAGAGGCTGAAATGAAACCAGCAAAGCCAAGTCGCAAACAACCCAAGAGTAAAAGGGCTAAGCCAAATGTGTCCGAAACACAAATCCTGAAGCCCCCCGAAACAGTTGTCTCTGAGAAACCAGTTACCCGAAAGAGTGAGCGAATTGACAGAGAGAAACTGAAAAGGTCTTCATCTCCACGAGGAGAAATATCATCAGAGCCTATAACCAAGTCACCAGTTCATGTCCTTGACCCTGAGAATGAATCAAGCCTATTCCTCGGAAGGACTAGACGCCGAAATGTTCGGTCTGTTTATGCCACACCATCTGAAGGGGAGGCCCAGCCACCAGGTAAAGAGGTGGTGGAGTATTCTCGCGCCACACGTAAACGTGGTGTTGACAAAGAACCAGtgcagcagctgcagcaggacACATTGAACACATCTACTAACACAAGGCGAGGTCGCCCATCCAAGTCACGCAGGCGAGGGGAAGATATGTCACCAGTGAAAGGAGACACACAGAAAGCAACCGAGGAAGACATTGATATCAAAGAGCCTGTGAACACTGGAGAGGGTTTAAGAATGTCTGAGGAGTGGCATTCACCCCGTATGCAGAAAGTGCAGACCACTAAAGTGTCTTCACCTACTGGAACCTCTGTTGGCAGGAGAGCAAGTAGAGTAGACAAACAATCTGAGAGTGCAACATCAACAGGAGAGAAGTCGGGTGATAATACTGAAGAGCCTGAGCCCAAAATAAAAGATGAGTCTGAAGAAGCAGGGACATTATTAGAGGAAGCAAAGCAATGCTTGCCAACACAAAAAGACAAAGATCTAACTGATCAAATCGCAAAAAAGTTATCTGAAGGGGACATTGAGAGGATAGAATCTACCCATGTAGAGAAAAGACAACAATCTGAAAAGAGTGGGAAAGTAAAAGCACCAATGTTGACACAAAATGCCAAATTGGTGACAGAGGATAAATCGCATTGCTTGAGAAACTTTGAGATTCGTGTAAGCGTAGATGATGTGAAAGGGTTGCTTTGCTCTGGGGAGGATGAGTCGGAATCTTTTGAGACCACTGTTAAAAAGGCCAAACCAGGAACACCAGATAAAGAAGAAACAAGGACTCAGTATCTGAAAGAAGCAGCAGGACTCAGCCCAGAGGAAAAGGAAGTTCTATTAGACCCTGAACCACCGGTGGACCCAGCAGCCGCTCTTTTGGCACGTCAGATGGAACTGGAACGGGCAGTGGAGAATATTGCCAAACTTACAGTTGAGAAACCTATTCAACCCTATAAGGAACCACCTGCAGAGCCACGTAccctactgccccctgtcactgTAGAAATGGAGGGGGAGAAGTCTGCTAATCCTGCCAGTGAAACCGAACTGGCTGCTGCCATTGATTCCATTACTGCTGAAGACATACCTACTGATACAGATGGGTTCACAGCTCCTCCCACTTACACTGCACTTGTTCCTACCCCAGAGCCCCTGGTCTCCCCCTCTGCCGATTATGTTTTGGAACCAGAAAAACACGTTATTGACCCAGACCCAGAGATGGGAGTTCTGATTCCCAGTGTCAAGCCCTTGATGCCAGATGTTAAAGCCTCTGAATCATCTGTTTCTGGGGCCTCTGCCCAAGATGATTCCCCTTCACCAGAAACACCCAAGAAAACAGGGAAAGCAGTCAGAGCTAAGACTCCAAAGAGGTCCAGGGGACGAAAGGCTTGTATCAACAGGAAGGGAGAGACTGCTGAAGATGTACCAGAAGCTGAGACCTCCCCTATCAAGCCAACAGAGTCCATTCCTGAAGACATGGAAATAATCAACTCTAAGGCAGCTACTGCTACAGCAACAGTGGATGTCACATGCACCATGACTGTGGACACCCCTAAGGAGGCAGAACAACCTGCTGTGGAACAACCCGTACCTGAAGAATCTGCCTTTCACGCTAGCACCAAGAGTCCTCCTCATTTCAAAAAGTTACAACTATCAGCAGTAGCCCctgctctttcttcatccctTGCGCTCAAACCATATCCAACCCAATTGAATGTCCCTCCACCCCGCCCCGGCACAATGCCTGTTTCACCAGACTGGCTTCCCAGATCTGAAGAAAGTAGAATTCATGCTACTCCTGCAATTCAAGTTAATGTAGTCACTCCCTCTGCACAAGCAGTAACTGCACTTGGGAACCAGTCAGCAAATCCACCCATGCCTCCTGATACTAAGGCATCGGATATTGACCCTAGCTCCAGCACTCTAAGAAAGATCCTCATGGAGCCCAAATATGTATCAGCATCAAACAGCAATGCCATCCCTACTACAGTCTTAACAACAACGCTGACAGACATTCGCATGTCAGAGAATGAGAACTCGTCTGACACTATGACCGCTTGGAACAAGCATCTTAAAGACAGAACTTCGCCTTTGATACCACATCCCACATTTCAAAAACCTTCCCCGCTCACAGAGACCCAGCAGAACTTTGGAGAGAAGATAGTCCATTCAGTAATTTCTTCACCTACTACCTCTGTCATTAGCCGGATTCCAATGCCCTATGATACTGAGGAAGCACCTCGAATCTCCCTAAGTAACCGTAATGCTGGCCTATCTTTACCCAAACAGAAATTCGGATCAAGTATGAACGAGAACAATCGTTACCATGGAGTGGATGCGGCAGAAGATTTGAACAGCAGAGGATGGTCTGTAGTTGAGAGCACACCCTACAACACAGACTCCAGTCCTGGCCTCAGGGTGAATACATCACAGGGTGTGGTAGTACTAAGTTACTCAGGGCAAAAAACAGAGGGACCTCAACGGATCAGCGCCAAAATTAGCCAGATCCCACCAGCCAGTGCAGTTGACATAGAGTTCCAGCAGTCTGTCTCTAAATCTCAGATTAAGCAAGAACCGCTTACCCCATCCCAGCCTTCCACCCCCAAGGGACCCCTGACACCCACAGGGTACGGACACCCTGGGGTACTCTTAACTGGCCAGTCATACAATTTTCAGCCTGTCATCTCCACTATTAAGCAGGAGAGTCCTGGTTCTGACAAGTCAGAGTCATCATATCACACTGGACTTCAGGGTAGCACAGTAATGATGATTCAACCAAAGATGATTCAACAACCGGTCACAAGTCCTCAAGTATTGATGTACAAGAAAGGACTTGGAGTAGAATCTATACCAATGCTGGCAGATATGGCAAAGGCACACCAGACATCCAACCTCAGTCCAATCATGAATCCACATCACCCATCTTTGACTGGAAACCGTATGAGTCCTAGTCCCAGTACCCCAACTGATCAGTCAGTCCCACACCTCAAGCAAGAGCCCTATTCCCCTCGAACAACAGGCCACTCAACATTTGCCAAAGTTTGCCCTCCCAGCAACTCAATGTCCCCCCATGGCAGCTCTATGGTTTTGCATCCTGGTATGCCTGAGATGTCTCTGTACATCTCCCATATGCACCACCCCCACCCAGAGCAGTCTGTTATCATGACCCCAGTGTCGCATAGCGTCACCCAGTCAGTGTCTATGGGTCGCCTCTCTCACGGCGAGGTCAGGATGAACACCCCACACCTTTCTGGAATGAATTACAGAAGACGGGCGGGTTTCCTACCATCTTCCCACACTGGGCCCCCTCAGCGCTCCAACATGCCAGCCGTGATCAGAGACATGGTGGTGCAGTCCCACGTGGGTCTCACTCGGGGAGCCTCAGACTGCAGCGTCGAGGAGGACATAAGGCACTACCACCAGGGGCTGTGCAGATCCTCTACACCCCAGCTCCAGTCAGATGTGATGATGATGCAGGCAGAGAAACGGAGAGGGCTGCATCACGCAGGTCTACGTCTGGACCAGTACAGCATGGCCTCCCGAGACATACGGGACATGCGCATCCTGATGCACCATCAGCTAGGAGAGCACACCATCGCAGAGGGACGTCAGTCACAAACTCCTGAGGCAGGAGCAACCTCAATTACCAACATCTCTGCTGCTTCCAATAGTCCCTTGGTTGGAAAAGGCATGACACAGATGGGGAAGGAGACTCCCAAACCATTGGAAGCAAATATGTCTCACCCACCTCATACCGAGAGCAGCAGGATCATGGGGGTCCATTCATCCGTCCCTGTTATGGTgtctcctcatcatcatcctcaagGGGTTCAGCTGATTCATCCAGGTGGCGCTGGCTCCTTCCCAGTGTATAGGGATATGCGGGGCTTCCACTCCCAGTTTTCCAGTCACTCTTCGATGGGATTTAACCTGGCTTCCCGTGGCATTACACCTTCCCAG GATGCTGATCTCAGCCACAGGGGCATGCTGTCTCAGTCACTATCTGCTGGGTCACTTGGTGGAGGATGTGAAACCAAATCGGACAACTCCCACCTCCGTCACACAACCTCCATGGACCTATCCCACATGCCCCGGATACAGAGGGACACCATTTCACCCTCTTATACATCTCCCATGGCTCTCTCCCGCAAGCAAGAGCTAGTTCTGCAGAAGGGCCCACCAGTCTTCATGTCGAGCCCTCCAGCAGCACCCCTCTCAAGTTCCTCGGAGTTGTGCCCTGAGGGTAAACTGGGGCACTCAGGATACCGGTCCGTCGATATGGTGCAGCTTTTAACG ACATACCCCATAGTGTGGCAAGGCCTGCTGGCACTGAAGAGTGACTCAGTTGCCGTGCAGCTCCACTTTGTCTCTGGCAACAATGTGCTGGCTCACCACTCACTGCCGCCCCTGGAGGGAGGTGCCCCACTCCGCATTGCACAGAGGATGAGACTGGAAGCGTCACAGCTGGAGGGCGTGGCTCGCAGGATGATG GTGGAGAATGACTACTGCCTCTTGCTAGCTCTGCCATGTGGACGAGATCAGGAGGACGTTCACAGCCAGACCCTTCTCTTGAAAGGAGGCTTCATCACCTACCTACAGAAAAAACAGGCAGCGGGGATCATCAACGTCCCCAACCCCGGCTCTAATCAG CCGGCATATGTGGTGCAGATTTTCCCACCGTGTGAGTTCTCAGAGAGCCACCTGTCCCGGCTTGCCCCCGACCTTCTCAACAGTATCTCCAGCATCTCCCCTCACCTCATGATTGTCATTGCCTCCGTGTAA